The Klebsiella africana sequence TGACGGCTGGGGGGTGAAGCCCGCCGTCACGTCCGGCGTGAAGCGCCAGGCCGGTTTTTCCCCGGTCCCCAGTACTTTCTCCGCCATCACCCGGCGATCGATGGTCATGCTCAGCGCCAGCCGTACCCGCTCATCCGCCGTCGGCCCCTTTTGAGTATTAAAAGCGTAATAGTAGGTACCCAGCTGCGGCGGGGTATATACCTGCCCCGGAATATCCTTCAGCAGCTTCTGGTACATATTTTTCGGGAAAGACTCGGTGATATCGATATCCCCTGCGAGATAGCGCTTGGTAGCGGCGGACTCCTGGTTAATCGGCACAAAGGTGACCTGCTGGATCACCGTTTTGGCGTTATCCCAGTAGTGCGTGTTCGGCACCACCACCAGCTTCTCATTCACCACGCGGTCTTTCAGGACATAGGCGCCGTTGCCTACCAGGCTGCCGGGCCGCGTCCAGTTCGCCCCGCTGTCGACATTCGCTTTTTGCACCGGGTAAAAGGCAAAGCTGGCGGTCAGGTTGCTGAACCACGGCAGTGGTTTATCCAGCTGCACCCGCAGAGTGTGGGCGTCGACGGCGGTGACCCCCAGGGTCTCCGGCGCGGCTTTGCCGTCAATAATGTTCTGCGCGTTAGCGATCCCCGCCAGCGCCGCAAACCAGGCGAACGGCGAAGTGGTCTTCGGATCCACCAGACGTTGCCAGCTATAGACGAAATCCTCGGCGGTAACCGGCGTGCCGTCTGACCAGCGGGCGTTATCACGCAGGGTAAAGGTCCAGACGCGGTTATCGTTGCTCTGCCAGCGGGTCGCTACGCCTGGAACCAGGTTGCCTTTCGCATCCTGATTGACTAAACCTTCAAACAAATCGCGGATCACCTGGATTTCCGGCAGGCCCACCGCTTTGGCGGGATCTAACGAGGCGGGTTCATCTTTGATATGGCGCACTAACAGCTGTTTTTCCGCCAGTACCGTGCCCGGCGGTACGTCCGCCGCCCAGGCCAGAGAAGATACGCTGGCTAACCACAGCGCGCCGCATGTCAAAGCGACAGGATACTTCATAAGATCCCCTTTAAAATGAAAAAAATACCGCCAACAGAGCGATAATTATTTGTTTCATCACCTGAAATTGCAAACGACATATGATAGAAAATTGATGTGCCGTCGGATTTCTCGCCTCAGGGAATGGGTTTGATCCCGACACGCTTTTCGCTAACACTAAATAATAACGACACACAGGAAGCCCTATGTCTATTTCACGTCCACGCCCGCAGCGCGGCGACTTTCCGCCGGGAACCCGGCAGTATGGCAGCTCGGAACTGGGCGCGCCGCTGCTGTGGTTTCCTGCGCCGCAGGCCGACAGCCGTAGCGGGCTGATTATTGCCGGCACCCACGGTGATGAGAATTCGTCGATTGTGACCCTCTCCTGCGCCCTGCGCACCCTGAAACCCGAGCTGCGCCGTCACCACGTGGTGCTGACGGTCAATCCTGACGGCTGTCAGCTCGGCCTGCGCGCCAATGCCCGCGGCGTTGACCTCAACCGTAACTTTCCGGCAGCCAACTGGAAGCAAGGGGAAACGGTTTACCGCTGGAATAGCGCGGCAGAGGAGCGCGACGTGGTGCTGTTGACCGGCGAGCAGCCGGGTTCGGAACGGGAGACCGAGGCCTTGTGTCAGTTGATCCACCAGATCCATCCGGCGTGGGTGGTCTCCTTTCACGATCCGCTGGCCTGTATCGACGACCCGGGCCACAGCCCGCTGGGGCGCTGGCTGGCCGACGCCTTCTCCCTGCCGCTGGTGGGTAGCGTGGGCTACGACACGCCGGGCTCCTTTGGCAGCTGGTGCGCGGATATTGGACTCCCCTGCATCACCGCCGAGTTCCCTCCGGTCTCCGCCGACGAGGCAACGGAGCGTTACCTGCCGGCGATGACCGACCTGCTGCGCTGGCAGGCTTAAAGATGAAGCACGCCGGTGCTGAACCGCAGCGCCGGCTCAACGTCCACCGCCA is a genomic window containing:
- a CDS encoding peptide ABC transporter substrate-binding protein — encoded protein: MKYPVALTCGALWLASVSSLAWAADVPPGTVLAEKQLLVRHIKDEPASLDPAKAVGLPEIQVIRDLFEGLVNQDAKGNLVPGVATRWQSNDNRVWTFTLRDNARWSDGTPVTAEDFVYSWQRLVDPKTTSPFAWFAALAGIANAQNIIDGKAAPETLGVTAVDAHTLRVQLDKPLPWFSNLTASFAFYPVQKANVDSGANWTRPGSLVGNGAYVLKDRVVNEKLVVVPNTHYWDNAKTVIQQVTFVPINQESAATKRYLAGDIDITESFPKNMYQKLLKDIPGQVYTPPQLGTYYYAFNTQKGPTADERVRLALSMTIDRRVMAEKVLGTGEKPAWRFTPDVTAGFTPQPSQFESMSQAELNAQAKALLAAAGYGPNRPLKLTLLYNTSENHQKIAIAVASMWKKNLGVEVKLQNQEWKTYIDSRNTGNFDVIRASWVGDYNEPSTFLSLLTSTHSGNISRFNDPAYDKILAQAAVENSAKARNDDYNAAEKIIMVKAPIAPIYQYTNGRLIKPWLKGYPITNPEDVAYSRTMYIVKH
- the mpaA gene encoding murein tripeptide amidase MpaA gives rise to the protein MSISRPRPQRGDFPPGTRQYGSSELGAPLLWFPAPQADSRSGLIIAGTHGDENSSIVTLSCALRTLKPELRRHHVVLTVNPDGCQLGLRANARGVDLNRNFPAANWKQGETVYRWNSAAEERDVVLLTGEQPGSERETEALCQLIHQIHPAWVVSFHDPLACIDDPGHSPLGRWLADAFSLPLVGSVGYDTPGSFGSWCADIGLPCITAEFPPVSADEATERYLPAMTDLLRWQA